In Daphnia pulicaria isolate SC F1-1A chromosome 9, SC_F0-13Bv2, whole genome shotgun sequence, the genomic stretch ATGGATCGTTAAGGCCttcgttgtttgttttgttcatcGTGTTCCCATCGTTTTGCTCGaaaatttttgtcattttataCGTAACAATATTAtatgttaatttttattattacttagctgttgttttcattttattttttctatttattgaaGAACAACGAGCGACATCTACGGCTGACCAGCATGCTTCGATTAAAGAACGATAAAGTTATCCGCAAATGAGCACAATCATGTGGAATGCGAATCCGTAAACCACATCAAAAGCGACAtcatatacattttttttaattcttttttccaaaaacaagTTAAGCTGTTAATTCAATAAGGTGTCCACtgttattaaaattttgtgtttgcACGCATCACAACATCGAAAACTACATaatgtttttgtattttttgtggtAGAAGGACTCTTTCTTTATGTTGATTCCagttgattttgaatttttgattgataacggatgtaaaaatatcagccattttttgttattccgtTTTAAAGATATTGGGTAAGGGTGTAGGAAATATAATACGCCACCCTGTCCGTTCCCCAACTAAATGGCAAGTGATGGGCTTCAATTTTTGGTTTGGGTTTGGAAGAAAATCTTTGGTTGTTTTCCCGCATCCTTGAAACATTTGCAGTCAAGTCTTAAATTACTTGCAGCAAGAAAATCATAGTTAAGGGAGTTTGAGGTTAAATCTAACACCGGTAGGAAGTTATAATTATACGAAACTAATCTAATCAGTTTAATAGTTAATGCATGCTCATTCCCTAGCAACAACATGAATGGTTATCAGCCGAGAAATTGCTTTTGCTGTTTGTCACTCCAAACTGTAACTAATATTGTGGAAAGTTCTTTCCATGGTAACAAATTATTAATACTTAAaatatattaatttaaatgttttatgtgAATTTATGTTGCATTatcttttggctttttctATTGTGCTGTAACTGTACATTGGTTGGAATTGGcgacctttttctctttctgacTCAGATAGTCTCCAGTCTAAACGCGGAATTTGTAAGTGGTATCGTAAGTTGAACAAAAAGGAATATTTACTCTCTATTAActctgattttttaaatttttcttctttcagccTTTTGTCGCTGCTGCTCTATAAAAATAGATCGCCGCTTTTAAATGAATCGCAGATGCTCCTGTGTTTTCTAGCTTGGATTGCAGTCAGTCTCTTTGTTCTTGGTGATTCGCTGCTCGATTTACCTCGGTATCATCTCTACCCAGTCTCTACCGGTACGTATAATTATTGCAACCCAATTGGCTACGATTTTTGTGTAAAACGACTTGGGCTAATCCATATTTGTGTTTGGCAGTACTAGTACTAATAGTACGTAGTAGTCTAAAAAGGGACTTTTCCCTTGGATCTGAGAAATCGTTGCAACTTTGTATTGTATCACGGGTATCACGTCAGCACCATCGCACCATCCTGACCTTAATTGTTAGTTGTTGACATTCCATTCAGAGTTTCACAGCTATATAGTACATTATTTGTTGTTAATGGTAAATGAGATTGATTGAATCTGAAGTTTGCATGGACAGTAAAACGGACATTGTTAAAGGTCTAGTTGTTTAAATACGTAAAACATATTAGAAGTTTGTGCCCTATGTAATTTTCTATTGTATGAGTCATCTGTTTAAAAaagttcagaaatattttttgagtCACTCGGATGGCAAATGCTCCCGCATTTGAACGTGTAGAAGATTTTATCGGTAACCCACAAATGCGGTTATAACCTATTTGAGTCTTTGATTTGTCCCCTTTCCCCTTAGACCCAGATAAAACTTCAGAACTTGACGCTGCACAGCATTCGCGCCACCAGAAAATGCATTGCCATATGGATGAGCAATAACATCACCATAAAATTCAGTTCACCAAAGTATAAGGTGGTAAATCGGTCTTGTTGGAACTCCCACTATTCGTTTGACGTGAAATAAGGAAGAAGCAAAATGCGCATAAGGGTGAACCAATGTTGTTGCAGTTGCTGCACCCTACAAACCGGTGCCAAACTAATTGGTTGTCTTCAATTGGTATAACAATCTTTCGATTTTctgtcgtgttttttttttaaagagaaattCGCGTCTAATCTTGTGCCTGAAATTATCGTTTCCGTCTATTCACTAGGTATGTGGGATTGCACAAATTATTTTCGATGTGGTGATGATCTTGAGTGATaggtttgatttatttgcatATCATTTTATTGATTCAGAATGTGGTATGATTATTGTCATTGGTTTTCTCCAATTCGTTCGAATAGCAGTACACTTGTTACCTATTGCCTTACTGGTGGGATAATCGGTTTGGTCTTCATGATCTCAGTCACCATCCCAATTCTGATTGCAGCCTCGAAAAATAGCAGGCCGGGTCTACTTTTACCTtggctcattttcaacttcgtAACAATAGTTCTAGGGATTGGCTTAGGACTATTCGCGTCCATTTTCTTAatgcaaaaacaaattattcaaGTCGAAGGTGGAAGCGTTTCCATTGCCGTCACTCTCCTCGGATCTGGTGACTATGTCGAGCGTTTAACATTGGAGCGGTATAAGtttaattcattctttttctttgtgaatttatttacAGCACTTCACATCTACTTCTGGCTGGTCATCTACAGCTACTATAAACAACTGAAAGAACAGCTACCGCCGACAACTggacaaaataaatattccCAATTGGATTCCAGTGACAAAGTTTAGTACAAAGTTGTATGCCCACTGCCTGTGTTTAATTCCAACTGTTTTGTAGTGGTTGTCATGTTTATATACCATGACGTTATAATCTTTTGGAAGTTCCAATACAAAAAAGTGAAGCATGGGCGTTTGTTACAAATTGCTGTAAAATATCCTATATCTAACCTTACGAACTGTGATAAGGAAAAGGATTTTCGTTCGTCTTTCACTTTGCGGCTAGCGTGTGACCGCATTGAGTCACTAGGTGCTTCCGtatggaaaaataaacaaacaaacaaacaaaaacaaaattgttgttttttttcttttgttttatgatGATTAAATGAATGCAAGTGATCAATGCCCCTGTTTTGTGGATTTGTGCCATAATATTTCTTCGTAAGAGTTTTTCGATGCAAGAGAATCTCTCTTACTtggtatttttgtaaaattcgtACGTAAAAATTCTGTAACGTGCAAAAGAAttctttattaattttattacgaTTAACAATCCACAATTCGTTTAGGGCTACACCATATACAGTCAGTTGCAAAAGAGATTTTTGATAGGGTGATTcgaatattcaaagaaagcTTTGTTGGCGCCTCCATTTGCCACCTGACGGTCAGTTTGAGAACTGCTCATCGGTTGTTTGGTAAAGTATCTCTCACGACTCACGTAGTCTGTATCTGTACTCTGTAGTCAGTAGTCACGTTCAGATCGTTGCCCGAGCTGTTATGCGCCTACTtagcaattaattttaaagttgttatttgttattacAAGCGTTGGCAATCAGCTAAAATAGACTTTAGTCGCTATTACATATTGCTTTGTTATAGCTCAGTCTAAAACCCAGTCATtggaattgtttttatttaatgcgTGACGTGTGAAACTGAAAACGAGATCGAGGAACGAGTGACGAAAAAATGGCCGACGCTGAAGCAATTGTCCACGATACTGTTAACTTTATCGAAGAATTGCACAGTACAATAATCAATTATGCTatttaaaagattttaaaataatttatgttGACTTGTTGCAGGTAGATACATGTTTCATGTTctgcttttgatttttaaatacctTGACGATGAAAGTTTAAATAATGCAGAACTTACatgcaaagcttggaaagaaGCCATTAGTGATTCACATCCCTCTAAACTCTGGAATATGCTATTTCAACAGAAGGTAATACAATCTTTCCAGCAATGTAAATAATGGTTTTACTTGTGTGACAtccaattttgatttcaaagatTGCTAGTTCCCCcgttttcaaaagaattcatttcaatttggaCCAAGATTCGAGCAATCAGTTGTGCAGGCGCAAACTATTAAGCAGAAATCAGTGTGCTATTAAGGTGATAGTTGCTATTTGCATTTCATGTGTACAAATTAAGTTTAtcttaaaattgttaaaatggcAGGCTCTACAGAAAAATTGGCTGCTTGGAGATTTTGCAAGAGAATTTGCATCCCATTCTATAATTGATGATCAAGAAATAATTGGAAATGAAGCGTTTAATTGTTCGTTTTCAGTAATAAGTGACAAGTTCATTGCTTGGTACTCAAACTCAAAAGTAACACTCTGGAACAGACATACCTTGAAAGTTGAAGaggtattttgtgtgtgttgattAAAGTGAGCATGTCGAATATGTGAGAGACTTTGAATATAAACAATTGTTTTAGGTACTTCATATTGATAATCAAAGGGATGGACTAGGAATATATTACTTTGTATGTACCTGCTTTTATGATGACGCTTTTATATACTCTCATGACCTACAGATAAGCATCAGAAATCTTACCACTAAAAAGgtaatgaaagaaaataatggaaaattAAATAACTTTACTTGtcatcatgttttttttaatgtgctAGACCCAAGCTTATTCAGTACCTTGTATGGAAAACAACGTTTGGATAGATCGATTGTATGCTATGAACGGATTCCTGGTTGCAGCCATTTTCAAAGTAAGAAAACTATCAAAGACTTGAAGTGATTTACATAGCGTCTTTAATGATACAATAAGTAATAACGTAAATCTTCAATGATCTTATTCAAGAAAGAAACGTTGGACACGGATTTTTACATTTGGAAAATCACATCGCAAGCTGAAGTTGAATGGGAAAACTTAGAGATTATTCCTAACATGCAGTTGAAGAGCTACGAATTGTTTATAGACCATAGATACATGATTGTACTCTACTTATACCCAAAAAGTGAATGCGTCGTCCGGCACATGTCTGATTTCAGTATCAAGGAAAATATTTATATGATGTGTGATTTTACTCATGTTTCGCATGCCAATGGATTCGTTTTTTTAACTACTGGAAATGGCGAACTCTTGTAAAGTCCCCTTTTTTAAGTATTATTTAGTATCATaagtaacttttcttttaacagGGCGGTGAACCTTGATTCTGGTGTTCAAAAAGTTGTCGCAAGAAATCTAAAGGATTTGCCAACGGATCGCTTGAGTTTCAGGTATGACGAAATATTTTCCGCCTTATTAGGTCTACAATATCATTCTTAGTTTACAATATGGTCTGAGTATCACAACTCTTTTCTTTGTAGGCTTCATTCAGGCCATATTGTCATCGTAATCAAACAAGTTAGCTACACAAATGACTATATTATGAGGATAAAAGTTAAGATTTGGAATATTAAAGCAATTACTGATCCCGATTCCGACCTGACTCCCATCTCTCAGCCACAGTTCTCCATTGAAACATCCCTAGATGTAAGTCATTTGAAGTAAACTAAAATAGCCATAAAAGGATGCATTTCAGATTTCTCTGATTCTTTCTTAGCGAATTGTCTGCTGCTTTTAATCATTACGGTTTATTTGACGTGCTGTGTAATATGCTATTCTTAATTTCAGATTGGTACGGGTCCCATGCTTGCAGTCGAAGCTATCGAAGCTGATTTGTTTGGTTTATTGTTTATGACTTCACGGCGAACCCTTGACTGGACTCACCTCTTTTTccagaaattaaattttttaccaaCCTGCAATTTCTGCAGACAGATAAAGAAGCGTTTGCTCCGTTGCGGTCAGTGCAAGTCTGCCAAATACTGCAGCAAAATTTGTCAAACAGCTGACTGGAATCACCACAAAGACTACTGTAAAAGATACGGTCGCTACAATTTCAATGGTCTTATCTAAAAGGAAATCACCTCCCCTTTTcgccaaaattttgaaaattcattgcTGCCTTTAATCTAAGGCATTTCTAAATTCATTGACGTTTTTAGTGATAGAACTAACTATTGTAAATATATGATAAATTCTATtaatataaatacaaatttcGCAAATATTGCAACACCTAATTTAAAATTGACCAAATGTTGTTTATTTTCAGTAAAGGTGAAATCGAAAAAGTTCTTTCCCATGTATGGTCTTACGGCCATTGATGGGTTATTTAACGTCATATGctattgtaatttttaaatgaaacaaaatccaCAGACAGCCCTACGGATACTAACGCATGTAAGctgacaatttcttttttccataatAGAAAATGGGCAATTACGGTCACATTGATTGTAGTTAGATGTCGCTAGCATCGCATTGTTTACCTGCACATGTCAAAACTTCGAAAGTTCTTGCTGCTTTGATCACGCCGAAAGGGTcacaaaaaaagtttcgtcgcagcgccatctagcggtcaaatcCAGAACTACAAgcaaaattcccttttctttccccaaaacgcgaaattttcttttcttattagtCATAGCACAGACTAAGATTATAAAGACGACTATCTCCTATACAGCCAGTGAGGATCATGCTCGTGGCTCCCGCTGCGGCGCTGCGATCGACTTGGAGGAGACTTTTCTGTGAATTTTCCTTTATCCCTACTGATTGGAGTCTTCACAcaccttaattttaaaaaattactatttgtgctacatttttacttttccctgtgtaattttgtttgtgatttcttgattatgtaataaaaatgtcaaatagaTTGGTTTATTTGTTGGTGccttaaaaaattggttttttagaCACCCTTTCTCGCTTATTTTGTGACGATTTATAATGAATCGTGAAACGCTGGACTAATAGACTATTCATTTGGCGCCTAAATTGTCCTTCTTTCCCAACGGCACAAGAATCCATCGTTTCACGATTCATTATAAATCGTCACAAAATAAGCGAGAAAGGGTGtctaaaaaaccaattttttaaggCACCAACAAATAAACCAAtctatttgacatttttattacataatcaagaaatcacaaacaaaattacacagggaaaagtaaaaatgtagcacaaatagtaattttttaaaattaaggtgTGTGAAGACTCCAATCAGTAGGGATAAAGGAAAATTCACAGAAAAGTCTCCTCCAAGTCGATCGCAGCGCCGCAGCGGGAGCCACGAGCATGATCCAGACGGTTCCTCTCAGCCCTATAGGGACGATCGTGGTCTTTTCCTCTTAGTCTGTGGTCATAGTCTGCTAaaaggagtaaaaaaaagagtccaaTAAAATGTCTGCCATTGCCAACCTGGCCAACCTACGTGTTTTCCGTAATTTTCAGCAGTTTGTGTCAATTAGACCCATTTCTAATTATCCCACACCATTTcccaaaaatgaagaaattcaaaaagtggATGGTAACTTTCATCTTTTCAAACTGGCGGTTAGTATCATTAGATTATTTACTCGTGAATGGCATGTGACACTGTAGCCGGCTTtctgttaaaatttattaggAGATGACGAATTCCGTTCGCTGGATGTGAGTTCCAACAAGTCGTTGAATACTGTTTGAGATCATACGGACGTAATTAGTATACAAGAGAGCAGCAGTTCATCCTCCAATTTCCAACAAAATGCCAACTGATTAAGAATGGCCCTTGGTTTGGCCAGTTGCCAGATCTTTCCATCCAGGTAGTGTCCTGCTGCCCTTGCATTAGGAATGGCTTGTTCCAGTGGCAACACCACCCGGTAAATTTGCCAATGCAGAGTTGATGAAGATCCCCAACTTTCTTCACTTGACACCACCCGCTATTGAGCCAAGCATGCCAAGCATCGAAAAGTGAGAACCCTTCAGTATAATAGATATATTCATAAAGCTTTACACATTATTTGTTTATAGAGATCTGCACAGAGTGGCCGAAAGAGTTGGATACCAacgaaaagattgaaaatcatttatcTATCACAATCACAACTAGTGATTACCTCCATTCTTCCCCCTCATTGAGGGATGCCCTATCAAGAATAGTAACACTCCATgtctgaaaagaagaaaacaaatagcATTTCATTTCCTGTTATAAGTaactcttttcttccttcatgTAGGTGAAATTGAGCTCTTTGAAATCGGACAATCACGCCAACGATAAACTGCTTCGACTATTGAAAGAGCGTTACAACCTAGAAACTGACGTGCTGACGATCGTCTCTGAGCGGTGTCCTTTGAGAATGCAGAACGTCAATTACGCCATGTATCTGCTGAATGTTTTCGTCAGCGAGTCTTGGCACTTGGGTACGTCGTAATGTTTTGTTAAGCAAACAACAATTGCGTGCTGGTAGGAGTCTAGTAATCGACACTTCCTCTTTTGTCTCTGTTGTTTGCCGTACAGAAAACTGAGCCGTGGGAGGATGATAAATGCGAAGCAGACATGGAAAAATACGTGTGGGAAGGGAGCCAGTCATAACTCGTAACGACCAGTGGAGCAGCTGCTCCAATGAATGCCGGACAAAGAGAAAGCCCAAGACATGCCGGAGGTCATCGAACAGTACGCAGCCTATGCTGGTGAATACCACATCACACTAACAGCCTTGTCTTTTCAGACAGCATTTCCATGATGGTGaagattaattcatttcatttcggtTACAGGTTTATCGTGTATGTTCGCGTAGTTGCTGTCCGCTGTGGTacgttgttgcagcctatgctGGTGAAACATCTTTCTACATCAAGTTCAATTGGCCGTTCCTTAATGCTGGTGTCGTGTTACCGaagttgtattattattttactaaaTTGGCATTGTGTCAATGTAGTATACCGTTAATATGTtaagaaggaacaaaaaaagaaatatggggatgtttatgtcaaacaaataataataaacatgttttcggGATTGGGAAAGGAAAGAGGAGGATATTAGAGGGGggatatttcaagtttggTTAAAAAACAGTTAATTTAAAACACTACAAACATATCCCTACCAATTAATCTCCAATCCCCACAAACTTATACCTTCCAATTCATCAGACCCCACAAACATTACACCTACCAACCCTCAAATTTATACCCTAAACCACATAAACCAATGTCAAACCCTATgtctgtaataaataaaaaattaaatacatcaaactagtttttattatttttttgaaacgtacaaaaaattcaataaaaagagtgtccggttcaagacgtttttcttctgtacgagtttaaacgcaacccgccaccaccgctgcggcaatgagacaaaaagcgataTTTAGTTTTACGGAAATCTgcgtcagtcaagttacaaatttttcaaactcaataacttctgtcgaattttgcatctagtcttgCAAATAGCGATCCAATGTGTTTGGTAGTTAAGAAgatggttgtttaaaaaacaaacaatggtgaGTGGCCCAACAGCTGGACGTCCAGGCCCACGTAGAAAGTGGGCCTGAAAGCCGCGGCCTGAACGTCCATGACCCAGTTTTTTTGGCTACTCAGAACACCCCATTCTTTGTTTTATAAACAACCA encodes the following:
- the LOC124313426 gene encoding uncharacterized protein LOC124313426 isoform X2, producing MRIRVNQCCCSCCTLQTGAKLIGCLQLVCGIAQIIFDVVMILSDSTLVTYCLTGGIIGLVFMISVTIPILIAASKNSRPGLLLPWLIFNFVTIVLGIGLGLFASIFLMQKQIIQVEGGSVSIAVTLLGSALHIYFWLVIYSYYKQLKEQLPPTTGQNKYSQLDSSDKV
- the LOC124313426 gene encoding uncharacterized protein LOC124313426 isoform X1 is translated as MRIRVNQCCCSCCTLQTGAKLIGCLQLVCGIAQIIFDVVMILSDSSTLVTYCLTGGIIGLVFMISVTIPILIAASKNSRPGLLLPWLIFNFVTIVLGIGLGLFASIFLMQKQIIQVEGGSVSIAVTLLGSALHIYFWLVIYSYYKQLKEQLPPTTGQNKYSQLDSSDKV
- the LOC124313023 gene encoding uncharacterized protein LOC124313023 isoform X1 is translated as MADAEAIVHDTVNFIEELHSRYMFHVLLLIFKYLDDESLNNAELTCKAWKEAISDSHPSKLWNMLFQQKIASSPVFKRIHFNLDQDSSNQLCRRKLLSRNQCAIKALQKNWLLGDFAREFASHSIIDDQEIIGNEAFNCSFSVISDKFIAWYSNSKVTLWNRHTLKVEEVLHIDNQRDGLGIYYFVCTCFYDDAFIYSHDLQISIRNLTTKKTQAYSVPCMENNVWIDRLYAMNGFLVAAIFKKETLDTDFYIWKITSQAEVEWENLEIIPNMQLKSYELFIDHRYMIVLYLYPKSECVVRHMSDFSIKENIYMMCDFTHVSHANGFVFLTTGNGELLAVNLDSGVQKVVARNLKDLPTDRLSFRLHSGHIVIVIKQVSYTNDYIMRIKVKIWNIKAITDPDSDLTPISQPQFSIETSLDIGTGPMLAVEAIEADLFGLLFMTSRRTLDWTHLFFQKLNFLPTCNFCRQIKKRLLRCGQCKSAKYCSKICQTADWNHHKDYCKRYGRYNFNGLI
- the LOC124313023 gene encoding uncharacterized protein LOC124313023 isoform X2, translating into MADAEAIVHDTVNFIEELHSRYMFHVLLLIFKYLDDESLNNAELTCKAWKEAISDSHPSKLWNMLFQQKIASSPVFKRIHFNLDQDSSNQLCRRKLLSRNQCAIKALQKNWLLGDFAREFASHSIIDDQEIIGNEAFNCSFSVISDKFIAWYSNSKVTLWNRHTLKVEEVLHIDNQRDGLGIYYFVCTCFYDDAFIYSHDLQISIRNLTTKKTQAYSVPCMENNVWIDRLYAMNGFLVAAIFKKETLDTDFYIWKITSQAEVEWENLEIIPNMQLKSYELFIDHRYMIVLYLYPKSECVVRHMSDFSIKENIYMMCDFTHVSHANGFVFLTTGNGELLAVNLDSGVQKVVARNLKDLPTDRLSFRLVRVPCLQSKLSKLICLVYCL